One window of Nostoc sp. NIES-3756 genomic DNA carries:
- a CDS encoding FG-GAP-like repeat-containing protein, which yields MSVLFSGGNRFTVGSGPSSIVVKDLNGDGKLDLAVANATDNNVSVLLNDGNDGFGTSTNFTVGTNPVFMTSADINSDNKLDLVVANADSNNVSVLLSNGDGSFASATNFTVGMKPSAVALGDINGDNKLDLVVANADNDNVSLLLNNGNGGFGAVTNFTAGMNPSAIALGDINGDNKLDLVVANADDDNVSLLLNDGNGSFGTATDFTVGDDPTAMAIGDIDGDNKLDLVVANYGSDQVSVLLNDGNGGFGTATDFTVGTNSNSVVLEDINGDGKLDLVVAKDGNAKNVSVLLNDGNGGFGTATDFTVGTSAAYTAAGDLNGDQKLDLVVANADSNEVSVLFYNFAPTDLIFSALGGDDDGSGDDDDDDDNEKAICVFKTTDSDKNDKHTYTLVKGSGDTDNDTFIIEGDHLIIKSELTKSTYNIRVRTTDSGGLAYDKELAINVNELGFGVANQITTSVEFINITQNIFTVKSKVKGGKAKLSIKIESSTSKVVNEIGVFIVDDAEGTIDGISPNAVGYAEAALKRSKIICSAIANAPTDFNPSDLSNLLEFDSGANLRFFMIRNSTTYAVLSGETSFSEVIFSSSTNVQVESSEIEGFSLTWKGASIGGSDFKIKIKETNEKIPPGIGLQGKHQGELIDLREVKTQVKAEFIVNREARYDNLVGFYKVSDEDGGIDSDGNGIVDVRPGDAGYLKAMLSSRVEGIDLKVNNQGKATFTGNFEAGWLFAPFIIVNSTVETILSSTSNEMTVFSPFINGNSGKNNHVRLLGNNCFGFEDMVGGGDQDYNDLIVQVKLTVNT from the coding sequence ATGAGCGTATTATTTTCAGGTGGCAACAGATTTACAGTCGGTTCCGGCCCTTCTTCCATCGTAGTAAAAGACTTAAATGGTGACGGCAAACTTGATTTAGCGGTAGCAAACGCTACTGATAACAATGTTTCAGTCTTGTTGAATGATGGCAATGATGGTTTTGGCACTTCTACTAACTTCACAGTTGGAACCAATCCAGTTTTCATGACCTCAGCAGACATCAACAGTGATAACAAGCTGGACTTAGTAGTAGCAAATGCTGACAGTAACAATGTTTCAGTGCTTTTGAGTAATGGTGATGGCAGTTTTGCCTCTGCTACTAATTTCACAGTTGGGATGAAGCCTTCTGCTGTTGCATTGGGAGACATCAATGGTGATAACAAGCTGGACTTAGTAGTAGCAAACGCTGATAATGACAACGTTTCACTACTATTAAACAATGGTAATGGCGGTTTTGGTGCTGTTACTAATTTCACAGCCGGGATGAATCCCTCTGCGATCGCATTAGGAGATATAAACGGTGACAACAAACTTGATTTAGTAGTGGCAAACGCTGATGATGACAACGTTTCACTACTATTAAACGATGGTAATGGCAGTTTTGGTACTGCTACCGATTTTACCGTTGGAGACGACCCTACTGCTATGGCAATAGGAGATATAGATGGTGACAACAAACTTGACTTGGTGGTGGCGAATTATGGCTCTGACCAAGTTTCAGTGCTGTTGAATGATGGTAATGGTGGTTTTGGCACCGCTACCGATTTCACTGTCGGGACAAATTCTAATTCTGTCGTTTTGGAAGACATAAACGGTGACGGCAAACTTGACTTGGTAGTGGCAAAAGATGGGAATGCCAAAAACGTTTCAGTCTTGTTGAACGATGGTAATGGTGGTTTTGGCACCGCTACCGATTTCACTGTCGGAACATCTGCGGCTTACACTGCTGCGGGAGACTTGAACGGCGATCAAAAACTTGACTTGGTGGTAGCAAACGCTGATAGTAATGAAGTCTCGGTGCTATTTTATAACTTTGCCCCCACAGATTTAATATTTAGTGCGCTCGGTGGCGATGACGATGGCAGTGGTGATGACGATGATGACGATGATAATGAAAAAGCCATCTGTGTCTTCAAGACTACTGACTCAGACAAAAACGACAAGCACACTTACACTTTAGTTAAAGGCAGTGGCGACACTGATAATGATACATTCATCATCGAAGGCGATCACCTGATTATTAAATCTGAATTAACTAAATCTACCTACAATATCCGCGTCCGCACAACTGATAGTGGAGGACTTGCTTATGATAAGGAGTTGGCTATCAATGTTAACGAACTGGGGTTTGGTGTTGCTAACCAAATAACTACGAGTGTTGAGTTCATAAACATTACTCAGAATATCTTTACTGTCAAAAGTAAAGTTAAAGGCGGCAAAGCCAAACTCTCAATTAAAATTGAAAGCAGCACTTCTAAAGTAGTCAACGAAATTGGTGTATTTATCGTTGACGATGCCGAAGGTACCATTGATGGTATTTCTCCAAATGCAGTAGGTTACGCTGAAGCAGCCTTGAAACGTTCCAAGATAATTTGCTCGGCCATTGCTAATGCACCCACTGATTTTAATCCCTCTGACTTGTCAAATTTATTAGAATTTGACTCCGGCGCAAACCTGCGATTCTTCATGATACGCAACAGCACCACTTATGCTGTGCTGTCAGGAGAAACTTCTTTCTCGGAAGTTATCTTTTCCTCTTCTACAAATGTGCAAGTAGAAAGCTCAGAAATTGAAGGCTTTTCCTTGACTTGGAAAGGTGCATCTATTGGTGGCAGCGATTTTAAGATTAAGATCAAAGAAACCAATGAAAAGATACCTCCAGGTATAGGTTTACAAGGTAAGCATCAAGGAGAACTCATCGATTTACGAGAAGTCAAAACCCAGGTAAAAGCAGAGTTTATTGTCAACAGAGAAGCTCGTTACGACAACTTAGTTGGCTTTTATAAAGTAAGTGATGAAGATGGTGGTATTGATAGCGATGGCAATGGCATTGTTGATGTGCGTCCGGGCGATGCCGGCTATCTCAAGGCAATGCTTAGTTCCCGCGTTGAAGGTATTGACTTGAAAGTGAACAACCAAGGTAAAGCAACTTTCACTGGTAACTTTGAAGCAGGTTGGTTGTTTGCACCTTTTATCATTGTAAATTCGACTGTAGAAACAATTTTAAGTAGTACTTCCAATGAAATGACTGTTTTCTCTCCATTTATAAATGGTAATTCTGGCAAAAACAATCACGTGCGCTTACTAGGGAATAACTGCTTTGGTTTTGAGGATATGGTAGGAGGCGGCGATCAGGATTACAACGATTTAATTGTTCAAGTTAAATTGACTGTAAATACCTAA